A window from Aerococcus sp. Group 1 encodes these proteins:
- a CDS encoding amino acid ABC transporter permease — MDFGFIINILPTLLKTLPLTLFVFVVALVGSLLLAVIVASLQVKKIPIVDPLLRIYSSFMRSTPGIIHLFVAYYGIPFVLRPFHISLGTNSQVTAAIIALVAYNGAFMAEIIRPAYLAVGQDQKEAALSLGMIAWQRNWRIIFPQIIPIALPSLTTAVIDLLKDTSLLFLIGLVDLMGQAEIIIANNYGLYQVEVYFAIALIYWAMSSLLILISKLLENRYAMIWRRED, encoded by the coding sequence ATGGATTTTGGATTTATTATTAATATACTCCCCACCCTCCTAAAGACCTTACCGCTAACTTTGTTTGTTTTTGTAGTTGCCTTAGTTGGGTCCTTATTGCTGGCTGTTATTGTGGCCAGTTTACAGGTGAAAAAGATTCCAATAGTCGACCCGTTATTAAGGATATATTCCTCTTTTATGCGGTCGACCCCAGGGATTATCCACCTTTTTGTGGCTTATTATGGGATTCCTTTTGTTTTACGTCCCTTTCATATTTCACTGGGGACCAATAGCCAGGTGACGGCAGCGATTATAGCCTTGGTGGCTTATAACGGGGCCTTTATGGCTGAAATTATTCGTCCTGCCTATCTGGCTGTCGGCCAAGACCAAAAAGAAGCGGCTCTGAGTTTGGGGATGATTGCCTGGCAAAGAAATTGGCGGATTATTTTCCCACAAATTATACCTATTGCCTTACCATCGCTAACGACAGCTGTCATCGACTTATTAAAAGATACCTCCCTACTTTTCCTTATTGGTTTAGTCGATTTGATGGGGCAGGCAGAAATTATTATTGCCAATAACTACGGGCTTTACCAGGTGGAAGTCTACTTTGCTATTGCCCTCATTTATTGGGCCATGTCATCATTATTGATCTTAATCAGTAAGTTGCTGGAAAATCGTTACGCTATGATTTGGAGAAGGGAGGACTAG
- a CDS encoding amino acid ABC transporter permease, whose protein sequence is MRFDLNILWDTILVVLQAVPRVLLLALVVLILGIGLGSLITLVRRRRIPIVNQLLEIFISYMRGVPLIVHLFIIRYSLPNVAASFMNLLGFGMEPSEFPNILLIIVAFTLLEAAIESENIRGALNAVSKDQVEAALSIGMTKKQSLQRIIFPQALTVAIPLFLNAYLKAIKIQSLAFTVGVVDILTQARFAAALSYHYLESYLTAALVYWLICGLLQVVFDHLSQKISFEKGV, encoded by the coding sequence ATGCGCTTTGATCTTAATATTTTATGGGACACCATTTTAGTGGTCTTACAGGCGGTCCCCCGGGTCCTCTTATTAGCCCTGGTTGTCTTAATCTTGGGGATCGGCTTAGGGTCTTTAATTACCTTAGTTAGACGTCGGCGAATTCCGATTGTTAACCAATTGTTAGAAATTTTTATTTCTTATATGCGGGGCGTTCCCCTCATTGTACATCTATTTATTATCCGCTATAGTTTACCAAATGTAGCGGCTAGTTTTATGAACCTGCTTGGTTTTGGTATGGAGCCTAGTGAGTTTCCCAATATCTTGCTCATTATTGTTGCCTTTACCTTATTAGAAGCAGCCATTGAGTCGGAGAATATCCGTGGGGCCCTCAATGCGGTCAGTAAGGACCAAGTGGAGGCTGCTTTATCTATCGGAATGACTAAAAAGCAAAGCTTACAACGAATCATCTTTCCTCAAGCCTTAACAGTTGCCATTCCACTCTTCTTAAACGCTTATCTGAAGGCCATTAAGATCCAGTCCCTAGCCTTCACCGTGGGAGTGGTTGACATTCTTACTCAAGCCCGCTTTGCCGCCGCCTTGTCCTACCATTATCTAGAATCTTACCTGACAGCGGCTCTCGTTTATTGGTTAATTTGTGGCCTCTTGCAGGTTGTCTTTGACCACTTGAGTCAGAAGATTTCATTTGAGAAAGGAGTCTAG
- a CDS encoding uroporphyrinogen decarboxylase family protein — translation MAKQVTDYTPFSAWTHYPEIDREPQTISQATYDFARQFDLDFIKTMSNGMYTVEDYGVDLDFSAIAKGGVAQVKATPIHSYQDWREVPDLTVDQAPAFQRELEHLERLVELTKGEIPLVVTVHSPLTTANKLCQGQIDQYMEADGEGYLIQALERLTRPTIEFVQLALSKGADGIYLASQMASHDKLRTQAYQKYGIPFDLKIIEAAESGWLNTLHIHGANIMFDLLKDYPLPIINWHIGESKPELEEGIQETDKFIMGGLRREAITQEDWPTLKDQLVQAKAINQTDNRILLTPGCVIRQPFSEETLAWLRDLIRS, via the coding sequence ATGGCTAAGCAAGTAACGGACTACACACCATTCTCTGCTTGGACTCATTACCCTGAAATTGACCGAGAGCCCCAGACCATCAGCCAAGCCACTTATGATTTTGCCCGCCAGTTTGACTTAGATTTTATCAAAACCATGAGTAATGGTATGTATACGGTGGAAGACTATGGCGTCGACCTCGATTTTTCGGCCATAGCCAAGGGTGGGGTGGCCCAGGTTAAAGCGACTCCTATCCATTCCTACCAGGATTGGCGTGAGGTCCCTGACTTAACCGTTGACCAGGCCCCGGCCTTTCAAAGAGAGTTAGAACATTTGGAGCGCTTAGTGGAATTGACCAAGGGAGAGATTCCTCTTGTGGTCACTGTCCATAGCCCTTTAACTACGGCTAATAAGTTATGCCAGGGTCAGATTGACCAATACATGGAAGCGGATGGGGAAGGCTATCTCATACAAGCTCTAGAACGCTTGACGCGGCCGACTATTGAATTTGTTCAATTAGCGCTCTCTAAGGGGGCAGACGGGATCTATCTGGCCAGTCAAATGGCTTCCCATGATAAGTTGAGGACTCAGGCCTATCAAAAATATGGAATCCCCTTTGATTTGAAAATTATTGAAGCAGCGGAGTCGGGTTGGTTAAATACCCTTCATATTCACGGAGCGAATATTATGTTTGACCTTCTTAAGGACTACCCGCTTCCGATAATTAATTGGCACATTGGTGAGTCTAAACCCGAATTAGAAGAAGGCATTCAGGAAACCGATAAATTCATTATGGGTGGCTTACGTCGGGAGGCTATTACCCAAGAGGATTGGCCAACACTTAAAGACCAGCTTGTTCAAGCCAAGGCTATTAATCAAACAGACAATCGTATCCTCTTAACGCCAGGCTGTGTGATCAGACAGCCCTTTTCCGAAGAGACTTTAGCGTGGCTTAGAGATTTAATCAGAAGCTAG
- a CDS encoding polysaccharide biosynthesis protein, protein MNDNERSQSILQDQQSKEKLNEGSAWMSIASVFSRILGVLYIIPWMHWIGDPQVGTEANALYGIGYNYYSIFLAIAIAGVPAAISKQMTNYMARGQYQTSQRLFKSGTVMMLATGMVSAMALYFLAPFLAQGKPARNVEDVILVIRSLVPALALIPLLSILRGYFQAYLEMKPSAISQVTEQFARVIYMLATVYLIRVVMDGSVAKAVSHSTFAAFIGAVMAIVTLAFYYFKNQDKYAVPAGHVDSDYVSTRTLLFEIVRIAIPFVITGSIIEMVNLIDMNTFMPIMQRVSDLGEGQLIYEYGVFNANARRVIQIIISFATAISSTTVPVVTDAYTRELAKIRARSVYDDHLKPVFDHTCDVVLHSIHLFTLVMVPAAIGLAVLAAPVYQLLYGINDPLGEFYLQISCLMAIPMGLFYVLVMTLQSMDQQKKAIFGIVLGLGIKLLVQFPLLAVCGSEGAMYASILAFIFMCAFYLACIYKRIQFSFSDLAGRIWPALKVVLIMGLISEITYQILHWIIPEPNKLGAFVMVILVALVGIWIYLIGLIKSQQLEIILGQDKAQKLRQYLHL, encoded by the coding sequence ATGAATGATAATGAGAGGAGCCAGTCTATTCTCCAGGACCAGCAATCCAAGGAGAAGCTCAATGAAGGGTCGGCTTGGATGTCCATTGCTAGTGTGTTTTCTAGAATTCTTGGTGTCTTATATATTATTCCCTGGATGCATTGGATTGGAGACCCACAAGTCGGTACCGAAGCCAATGCCCTCTATGGGATTGGCTATAATTATTACTCGATATTCTTAGCCATAGCCATCGCTGGGGTGCCAGCCGCGATCTCTAAGCAAATGACCAATTATATGGCTAGAGGCCAGTACCAAACTAGCCAGCGACTCTTTAAAAGCGGCACCGTCATGATGTTAGCGACAGGAATGGTAAGTGCCATGGCGCTTTATTTCCTGGCTCCTTTTCTAGCCCAGGGAAAGCCGGCGCGAAACGTAGAAGATGTTATCTTAGTCATCCGCTCCTTAGTGCCTGCCTTGGCCTTGATTCCCTTGCTATCGATTTTGCGGGGTTATTTTCAGGCCTATTTAGAAATGAAGCCCAGTGCGATTTCCCAGGTTACTGAGCAGTTTGCCCGCGTCATTTATATGTTGGCGACGGTTTATCTGATTCGTGTGGTCATGGATGGCAGTGTCGCTAAGGCGGTCAGTCACTCCACCTTTGCTGCCTTTATTGGGGCAGTCATGGCGATTGTGACTTTAGCCTTTTATTACTTCAAAAATCAAGACAAATATGCAGTTCCCGCTGGTCATGTGGACAGTGATTATGTATCCACCCGGACGCTCTTATTTGAGATTGTCCGCATAGCGATTCCCTTTGTGATTACGGGCTCGATCATCGAAATGGTCAACCTCATCGATATGAATACCTTCATGCCAATCATGCAAAGGGTGAGTGACCTAGGAGAAGGGCAGTTAATTTATGAATATGGGGTATTTAACGCCAATGCCCGCCGGGTGATTCAAATTATTATTTCTTTTGCTACGGCGATTTCCTCAACTACCGTACCCGTGGTGACCGATGCCTATACCCGCGAACTGGCCAAAATCCGGGCTCGCTCGGTTTACGATGACCACTTAAAACCCGTTTTTGACCATACTTGTGATGTGGTCTTACATAGTATCCACCTTTTCACTTTAGTGATGGTGCCAGCTGCGATTGGTTTAGCCGTACTCGCTGCCCCAGTCTACCAGTTGCTTTACGGAATAAATGACCCCTTAGGTGAATTTTACTTACAAATTTCTTGTTTGATGGCTATTCCTATGGGGCTTTTCTATGTTTTAGTGATGACCTTGCAGTCTATGGACCAACAGAAAAAAGCCATCTTTGGGATTGTTTTAGGCCTAGGAATTAAATTGTTGGTCCAGTTTCCGCTCCTGGCTGTTTGTGGCAGCGAAGGAGCCATGTATGCTTCAATACTGGCCTTTATCTTTATGTGTGCCTTCTACCTGGCATGTATTTATAAGCGGATCCAGTTTAGCTTTTCTGACTTAGCTGGACGGATCTGGCCAGCCCTCAAGGTAGTCCTGATTATGGGACTAATCAGTGAAATAACTTATCAAATTCTTCACTGGATCATTCCAGAACCCAATAAGTTAGGCGCTTTTGTGATGGTTATCCTTGTCGCTTTAGTCGGAATTTGGATCTATTTAATTGGTCTCATCAAATCTCAACAATTAGAAATTATCCTAGGTCAAGATAAAGCACAAAAATTACGTCAGTATTTACATTTATAG